GCATCCATCTCGCTTCTCCTAAAATAAAGTAAATACCTTAATCCAGCGATAAATTACGCTGGATTAAGGTCATAGAGTTCATTCCATCAATCAACATGGATTCATTACGGGCCAAGATTACCAAAGTCGTGAATAGGTAGCAACTGAAATGGACCGGATTCTCTCGCACTATTCTGATGATTTTGGAAGGTAAATTTTGAAGAGCGTCCCCTTGCCTTCTTCGCTTTCCACACGAATCCGGCCGCCATGGGATAATATAATTTTATGGACAATCGCCAGGCCTAATCCCGTCCCTTTGGCTTTCTGGGTAAAAAAGGGAACGAAAATCTTTTCGAGATGATCTTTTGAAATTCCTGTTCCTGTGTCTTTAATTTGAACAAGAACCATGGAATTTTTTTCTATCGGGTTGATTCCGGCTTTGATGGACAAAACGCCTCCTTCCGGCATGGCCTCAAACGCGTTTTGAATCAGATTGACAAACGCCTGACGGATCAGAATTTCGTCCGCAGAGACCGCAAGAGAAGGGTTCGCGATATCACAGGAGATCTTCGGCAAAACCCCTTTATATTGAGAAGAGAGTTGCGTAATCAACCTGGAGAAAAAAGGCTCCAATAAAACCTTTCCCTTGTTGACGGGGGTGTTTTTGCCAAACCCGAGCAATTCATGGATTAAATGGTCCATCGATTTAAGTTCAGTAATAATGGCTTCAATCATTTGGTGATCCGGCTGAGTTTTTTCAACTTTTTTTCCCAGGAGGCGCACATACCCGAAAATGGTCCCCATAAAATTCCTGAACTCATGGGCAATCCCGGCCGACATCTCTCCCAGAACCGTTAAACGCTTTTGTAACTCGACCTGTTCCTGCAGCGCTTTGATCTCAGTAATGTCCGTGAAAATAAAAGTGGTTCCTAAAAACTCCCCCAGAGGATTCGTTAAAAAGGACGCGCTGACCCCGATCCATATTTTTTCCTGACTCTTTCCTTTTATCATTTCAAACTCTGCTCGTTCGATCGTTTCATTTTCCCGGATCGTCTGGTTCAGAAGAGCCTGTATTTTGTTTTCCGTTCCAAATACTTCGGAGCACTTTTTCCCGATAGCCTCCTGGCGGGGAATTCCGAAAATCCTGGCCGCCGATTCATTATAACTGGTAATTCCCTGATTTTTATTAAAAGTAATGACGCCGCTGTTAATACTTCGCAGAATCGCTTCCTGGAAGGTCTCACTTTGAACGGCACGGTTTTCAGCCTGCTCTTTCAGTTTTTCAAGTTCATGTTCTTTGATTTTTAATTCCTGAAGGAGTCCCTGGAACGTATATAAAACCGGGTTTGTGTCCTGGACCGTTCCTTCAAAAAAACTTTCTTTCTTAAAGATTTCCCTGAGGTAACGGTATACCGTCAAACCCAGCGTAAAGAGTCCAACGGCGCCAAATAATTTAAGAAAGAATAAGTAAGTTTCTCCTTCAGGACTCCCTGCGACTTCACGTTCTTGAACAATCCTGATCCCGAGAGGCGTTAAACCGGCTGGAGAAAGAAGATCGCCGTACACCACGACCTCTTTTTGGTTTTCTTCGTTGGAAGAAAACACGGGTTCTCCTTTCCATAGTCCGGTTATGGGGAAAACCCCGATAGAATCAAGATGTTCTCCTGACTTTATCTTCCCGTTAGAATCTCTCACGACACTGGCATCCTTATTAAAAAGAGTAATCCGAAGTTTAGTTTTAGACCCAAGCGCATATAAATAATAAGGGTCTTCCTGCGCCTCCTTTAAATGGACTAGCAGGTCGGTTTTAATATCCGCCATCTCTTTTAAGAGAAGCTGTTTTTCCTGAAGATCGAACTGTTTTCGGGAAGAAAAAAGGAGAGATTGATCATATAAGAGGAGTAAAACGAAAAAAATGGTTAAGAAAAAAATAAAAATCTTGAAGGAGGAGGCAATGTTCAGCCGTGGAGCGGAACGAGGAGTTTCCACTTAAGTCCCGAGGTGAGTATACCAAAAAATGATTTTGTTACCCCAGACAATCGACACCATTGCGCCAAGGGCCAAAAAAGGACCAAAGGGAACGGGATATTTTCTGTTCTTGCCCATAAAGATCATTAAACCCACACCGAGGATTGATCCTGCAAACGCGCTGACAAAAATGGTTAATAAGACTGCTTTCCATCCAACAAAGGCGCCAATCATGGCAATCAGTTTAATATCTCCTCCCCCCATGCCTCCGCGGCTTAAAACAGCCACCAGGTAAAACAAAAGACCGCCGAGCAACAATCCAATGATTGAATTAACAAGACCAATGGACAAAAGAGTTGATGAAACCAGAAGGCCAATGACCATTCCGGGCAGCGTAATCACGTCGGGAACGATCTGATGGGAGAGATCGATAAAGGTAATCACCAGCAAGGATGAATAAAGTACGGAATAAGCAACCCATTCCCACCCAAGACCAAACTGATTGAGTAAAAAAAGGTAACCCAGTCCATTGGTAAGCTCAACCAGCGGATAACGAAACGAAATCGCTTTGCGGCAAGAACGGCATCGTCCTTTGAGAAAAATAAACCCAAATAGCGGAATATTGTCATACCAGGGGATGGGTTGGTGACAGGAAGGGCAATGGGAAGCGGGCAAAACGATTGACTCTTCCCGCGGAAGCCGGTAAATGGCCACATTT
The window above is part of the Nitrospirota bacterium genome. Proteins encoded here:
- a CDS encoding PAS domain S-box protein: METPRSAPRLNIASSFKIFIFFLTIFFVLLLLYDQSLLFSSRKQFDLQEKQLLLKEMADIKTDLLVHLKEAQEDPYYLYALGSKTKLRITLFNKDASVVRDSNGKIKSGEHLDSIGVFPITGLWKGEPVFSSNEENQKEVVVYGDLLSPAGLTPLGIRIVQEREVAGSPEGETYLFFLKLFGAVGLFTLGLTVYRYLREIFKKESFFEGTVQDTNPVLYTFQGLLQELKIKEHELEKLKEQAENRAVQSETFQEAILRSINSGVITFNKNQGITSYNESAARIFGIPRQEAIGKKCSEVFGTENKIQALLNQTIRENETIERAEFEMIKGKSQEKIWIGVSASFLTNPLGEFLGTTFIFTDITEIKALQEQVELQKRLTVLGEMSAGIAHEFRNFMGTIFGYVRLLGKKVEKTQPDHQMIEAIITELKSMDHLIHELLGFGKNTPVNKGKVLLEPFFSRLITQLSSQYKGVLPKISCDIANPSLAVSADEILIRQAFVNLIQNAFEAMPEGGVLSIKAGINPIEKNSMVLVQIKDTGTGISKDHLEKIFVPFFTQKAKGTGLGLAIVHKIILSHGGRIRVESEEGKGTLFKIYLPKSSE
- a CDS encoding prepilin peptidase translates to MGAVIGSFLNVAIYRLPREESIVLPASHCPSCHQPIPWYDNIPLFGFIFLKGRCRSCRKAISFRYPLVELTNGLGYLFLLNQFGLGWEWVAYSVLYSSLLVITFIDLSHQIVPDVITLPGMVIGLLVSSTLLSIGLVNSIIGLLLGGLLFYLVAVLSRGGMGGGDIKLIAMIGAFVGWKAVLLTIFVSAFAGSILGVGLMIFMGKNRKYPVPFGPFLALGAMVSIVWGNKIIFWYTHLGT